The Maridesulfovibrio zosterae DSM 11974 genome contains a region encoding:
- a CDS encoding type II 3-dehydroquinate dehydratase, producing MKTFLILNGPNLGYVGKRQPEIYGSDKIEDIPVHLKKIMGSCADEIKLEFFQSNSEGALIDRLEKARLDKIDGVAFNAGAYTHTSLALADCLAWIEVPCVEVHISNIWARTQDPVRQKSFMGKQCIGVIAGFGIMSYALAVQALFSHVTGD from the coding sequence ATGAAAACCTTTCTTATTCTTAACGGACCTAATCTCGGATATGTTGGAAAACGTCAGCCTGAGATTTATGGATCTGATAAAATTGAAGATATTCCTGTTCATCTAAAAAAAATTATGGGTAGTTGTGCTGATGAAATTAAGCTTGAATTTTTTCAATCAAATTCTGAAGGAGCCTTAATTGATCGACTTGAAAAAGCCCGTCTGGATAAAATTGACGGAGTCGCTTTTAACGCCGGAGCCTATACTCACACCAGTTTAGCTTTAGCTGATTGTCTGGCATGGATTGAAGTTCCTTGTGTTGAAGTTCATATCAGTAATATATGGGCGCGGACGCAGGATCCGGTTCGTCAGAAAAGTTTTATGGGAAAACAGTGCATTGGAGTAATTGCCGGATTTGGAATTATGAGCTATGCCTTGGCCGTTCAAGCATTGTTTTCGCATGTGACAGGTGACTAA
- the lolA gene encoding outer membrane lipoprotein chaperone LolA encodes MRFKALILTISILISFCSVAHADELTAEIQKTYDSIKTFSADFTQTLTNAASKEQDIRSGKITFKQPSLLRWESVKPEKELLIVGKSVVWDYFPDDEVALKYHTKQIFNSKTMIRFISGQAKLEDDFVVENQGDENGLIKLKLLPFEPETGLVLAYVWVDPVKKMLVKTLVVDFYGNGNEVAMTNIEIDPEVDDSVFNFVPPKGIEVEDNTVNQ; translated from the coding sequence ATGCGTTTCAAAGCCTTAATACTGACAATTTCTATTTTAATTTCATTTTGCAGCGTAGCGCATGCAGATGAACTGACAGCTGAAATCCAAAAAACATATGATTCAATTAAAACTTTCAGTGCAGATTTTACTCAGACATTGACCAATGCTGCAAGTAAAGAACAGGACATCAGATCCGGTAAAATTACTTTTAAGCAGCCATCCCTTCTACGCTGGGAATCTGTAAAGCCTGAAAAAGAATTGTTGATCGTAGGAAAATCCGTTGTGTGGGACTATTTCCCTGACGACGAAGTTGCTCTCAAGTATCACACAAAGCAGATTTTTAATTCTAAAACCATGATCCGGTTTATTTCTGGTCAGGCAAAGCTTGAAGATGATTTTGTTGTAGAAAATCAGGGTGATGAAAATGGACTAATCAAGCTTAAGCTTCTACCTTTTGAGCCTGAAACCGGGCTTGTGCTTGCTTATGTATGGGTTGATCCGGTCAAGAAAATGCTAGTTAAAACTCTGGTGGTTGATTTTTATGGAAATGGTAACGAAGTTGCTATGACTAACATTGAAATTGATCCGGAAGTTGATGACTCGGTGTTTAACTTTGTTCCTCCCAAAGGAATCGAAGTTGAAGATAATACCGTAAACCAATAG
- the dapB gene encoding 4-hydroxy-tetrahydrodipicolinate reductase, translating into MTDVVIMGAKGRMGDTLVRCAQQSEDLNLAAVLERSGCEEGLDTLGCICGTSPEEVLTKVPGAVVIDFTSPVVTLKLLETASITGNPVVIGTTGMTNEELAQVEEFAKKVPVFLAPNMSVGVNVLLKVLPELVRMLGPAYDMEMTEIHHNKKVDSPSGTALKLAQCMAEARGLVYDEVKKHSRDGIIGARTKDEIGVMAVRGGDVVGDHTAYFFGPGERIEVTHRAHSRETFAQGALRAARWLSDKKPGKVYCMADIF; encoded by the coding sequence ATGACTGATGTTGTAATTATGGGTGCTAAAGGGCGTATGGGCGATACTCTGGTTCGCTGTGCTCAGCAAAGTGAAGACCTTAATCTTGCCGCAGTACTTGAGCGTTCAGGTTGTGAAGAAGGACTTGATACACTCGGCTGTATCTGCGGAACTTCACCTGAAGAAGTTCTCACTAAAGTTCCGGGCGCTGTTGTTATTGATTTCACTTCTCCTGTTGTGACACTTAAGCTTCTTGAAACAGCTTCTATCACAGGAAATCCAGTCGTTATCGGCACAACAGGGATGACCAATGAAGAGCTTGCACAGGTCGAAGAATTTGCTAAAAAAGTACCTGTTTTTCTTGCTCCGAACATGAGTGTGGGCGTAAATGTTCTGCTTAAAGTTCTGCCTGAACTGGTACGAATGCTCGGACCTGCTTATGATATGGAAATGACTGAAATACATCATAATAAAAAGGTAGACTCTCCAAGCGGAACAGCTCTCAAGCTGGCTCAGTGCATGGCTGAAGCTCGCGGACTGGTTTATGATGAAGTTAAAAAACATTCCCGCGACGGTATTATCGGTGCAAGGACCAAAGATGAAATCGGAGTAATGGCGGTTCGTGGCGGCGACGTTGTCGGTGACCATACTGCTTATTTCTTCGGTCCCGGTGAACGTATTGAAGTTACTCACCGTGCTCATTCCCGCGAAACTTTTGCTCAGGGTGCGCTACGTGCTGCACGTTGGCTCAGTGATAAAAAGCCCGGAAAAGTTTATTGCATGGCTGATATATTTTAA
- the sucD gene encoding succinate--CoA ligase subunit alpha: MLLNEHLSKTLLKEAAGIPVPTGVKITEKDLPSLKPYFPLPWILKAQVPVGGRGKAGGIQKVDSQDDYEKIASQILNMEIKGNKVPFIRAEPAVDIRKEFYLSLTLSRQRRKVIMTVGREGGVEIENMGLDNLLIQEISLPGGLQPNQIRAAFFHIGLAKELFGDFSNIVKNLYKTMIGHGLLLAEINPLALTGYGKLLALDGKIEMDDNIVDINPVFEKYYQPEHSTHEENIARDAGMSFVSLKGWVGLIANGAGLAMASMDALNFSGLPAANFLDLGGAADQKRIETALGLLFLDKQVEAILINLFGGILSCELVAKALVAALGGKAPEKPIVVRMSGNSAEEGLEILKEIKGDKLHRARNMQEALDLLSKLKPANAPTIEFPDPIAAMPDLRPQDIGYKSPHTFGIDKDTPILVQGITGQEGQLHTRLMLEYGSNIVAGVTPFKGGQEVLGVPVYNSIKEAQRHHEIGASIIFVPPKLATDAILEATSCEIPWVVCITEGIVQSAMLNVLEQVKGGKSRIIGPNTPGLIVPGQTKIGILPTTPFSPGPVAVLSRSGTLTYEVADRLNQVGIGQSLSIGIGGDSYIGTTFADIFEMLRNHDETKAVMVLGEIGGTAEQDLADYVIETGFDKPVLSFIAGQTAPPGKRLGHAGAILKEGTGVQGKLEKMRSAGFTVCPSLESIPQLTADALGIKLSE; the protein is encoded by the coding sequence ATGCTGCTGAATGAACACTTAAGTAAAACATTACTTAAAGAGGCTGCTGGAATTCCTGTCCCGACAGGGGTTAAAATTACTGAAAAAGATCTTCCTTCCCTTAAACCATACTTTCCCCTGCCCTGGATTCTGAAAGCACAGGTCCCCGTAGGCGGTAGAGGGAAAGCCGGAGGAATCCAGAAAGTTGATTCTCAGGATGACTATGAAAAGATTGCCAGCCAGATTTTAAATATGGAAATCAAAGGCAATAAAGTCCCGTTCATCAGAGCTGAACCTGCCGTTGACATTCGCAAAGAATTTTATCTTTCACTGACGTTATCACGTCAGCGCCGCAAAGTAATCATGACTGTTGGACGCGAGGGAGGAGTTGAAATTGAAAATATGGGGCTGGACAATCTTCTCATTCAAGAAATAAGTCTGCCCGGAGGACTCCAGCCAAATCAGATTCGCGCCGCTTTTTTCCATATCGGTCTTGCTAAAGAGCTTTTTGGAGATTTCAGCAATATAGTAAAAAATCTCTACAAAACCATGATCGGTCACGGTTTGCTGCTGGCTGAAATTAATCCTCTTGCCCTTACCGGATACGGCAAACTTCTTGCCCTAGATGGTAAAATTGAAATGGACGACAACATTGTCGACATTAACCCGGTATTTGAAAAATATTATCAGCCTGAGCATTCTACTCATGAAGAAAACATCGCCCGCGATGCCGGAATGAGTTTTGTTTCCCTTAAAGGCTGGGTGGGTCTTATCGCCAATGGCGCAGGTCTGGCTATGGCATCCATGGATGCGCTGAATTTCTCTGGGCTTCCGGCTGCAAACTTTCTGGATCTAGGCGGGGCTGCCGACCAGAAACGTATTGAAACAGCACTGGGACTTCTTTTCCTAGATAAACAGGTTGAAGCTATCTTAATTAACCTGTTTGGCGGCATACTGTCATGTGAACTGGTTGCAAAAGCCCTTGTTGCTGCTCTTGGCGGAAAAGCACCTGAAAAACCGATCGTTGTACGTATGTCCGGAAACAGCGCCGAAGAAGGACTTGAAATTCTGAAAGAAATCAAAGGCGACAAGCTTCACCGTGCCAGAAATATGCAGGAGGCACTTGATCTTCTCAGTAAACTAAAACCTGCTAATGCTCCAACAATTGAATTCCCTGATCCCATTGCAGCTATGCCCGATTTGAGACCGCAGGATATCGGCTACAAATCGCCGCATACCTTCGGCATCGATAAAGACACACCTATTCTTGTTCAGGGTATAACCGGACAGGAGGGACAACTTCATACCCGCTTGATGCTTGAGTACGGCAGCAACATTGTTGCCGGGGTAACTCCCTTCAAAGGTGGTCAGGAAGTGCTGGGTGTTCCGGTCTACAACAGTATAAAGGAAGCACAGCGGCATCATGAAATAGGGGCAAGTATAATTTTTGTTCCTCCAAAACTGGCAACTGATGCAATTCTTGAAGCCACATCCTGCGAAATACCGTGGGTTGTATGCATCACTGAAGGTATTGTTCAAAGCGCTATGCTTAATGTGCTGGAACAGGTTAAAGGCGGAAAATCACGTATTATCGGCCCCAACACACCGGGGCTCATTGTACCGGGACAGACTAAAATCGGAATTCTGCCCACAACCCCCTTTTCCCCCGGCCCTGTTGCAGTCCTGTCGCGAAGCGGAACCCTGACCTACGAAGTCGCTGATCGTCTTAATCAAGTCGGCATAGGACAATCATTATCCATCGGTATCGGCGGTGACTCCTATATCGGAACCACTTTTGCTGATATCTTTGAGATGTTACGCAATCATGATGAAACCAAAGCTGTTATGGTACTTGGTGAAATCGGCGGCACGGCGGAACAGGATCTTGCGGACTACGTTATCGAGACCGGATTTGACAAACCCGTACTTTCCTTTATTGCTGGTCAGACAGCTCCTCCGGGTAAACGTCTGGGCCACGCAGGTGCTATTCTCAAGGAAGGGACAGGAGTGCAGGGCAAGCTGGAAAAAATGCGCAGTGCAGGTTTCACAGTGTGTCCGAGCCTTGAGTCTATTCCACAGCTCACAGCAGACGCACTTGGAATCAAATTAAGTGAATAA
- the efp gene encoding elongation factor P yields the protein MISTKDFRNGLKVEIDGKPFEIVEFQHFKPGKGGAFVRTKLKNMFTGRVTDQTFRSGEKVHKPDMATNEMQFLYKDGTDYVLMDLESYEQMNVPADVIGAAGGYLKEGETNKALLYNGNVIGIELPASVILLVTQTDPGIQGDRVSNATKPATLETGLSINVPLFINENDKIKVDTRSGEYLGREK from the coding sequence ATGATATCAACAAAAGATTTTAGAAACGGACTTAAAGTAGAAATTGATGGTAAACCATTTGAAATCGTTGAATTCCAGCATTTCAAACCGGGTAAGGGCGGTGCCTTTGTCCGTACCAAGCTGAAAAATATGTTTACCGGTCGTGTAACTGACCAGACCTTCCGTTCCGGTGAAAAAGTTCATAAGCCTGACATGGCTACGAACGAAATGCAGTTCCTTTATAAAGATGGTACAGACTACGTTTTAATGGATCTTGAATCTTATGAACAGATGAATGTTCCTGCTGATGTTATAGGTGCTGCCGGCGGCTACCTTAAAGAAGGTGAAACCAATAAGGCTCTGCTTTATAATGGCAATGTTATAGGCATTGAATTGCCTGCATCTGTTATCCTCCTTGTTACTCAGACTGATCCTGGTATACAGGGTGACCGTGTAAGTAATGCGACTAAACCTGCTACTCTTGAAACAGGTCTTAGTATTAATGTACCTCTTTTTATTAATGAAAATGATAAAATCAAGGTTGATACCCGTTCCGGTGAATACCTTGGTCGTGAAAAGTAA
- a CDS encoding BRCT domain-containing protein, whose translation MSKVDQKNIEELVKRLEKHNEDYRRGMPTISDARYDELTEQLRELAPDHSFLGNVEPENFSEKVEVRHPKPMLSTEKAYTVEELERFVARVEKEARVLGIRDVQYRVTPKLDGLAARDDGKIFATRGNGEVGYEISSAFAKGIVPIGGRGLGVGEIVCSRDYFEEHLAETFEHPRNMVVGIVTSDNVNEASKQALQDEAVRFVPYSTLPKKVVGSEELVKNVWEITDELWSTSDYPLDGMVAEVMDSALQDALGATAHHYRWQIAIKKKGESAVTEVEGIRWQVGRMGAVTPVMEVKPVSVSGATIRNVTAHNAGMLRDQSIGIGAVIRIIRSGEVIPKLEEVLKPAHEVELLTHCPSCGAELFWQNDFLKCPDFNCPARVEQRLEYWFKTLGNADWFGKKTITKLVSAGRNSLEAVYTMGEEDFKKLGFGPVQSSNLAEAIYISRTKETDDWRFLAAFGIPDLGKADSRKLLGHYKLEDVVNVKQEELLDIHGFGDITSHSVTEGIAAIKQTILHMLNFDFNLRRTPLLKDTAEMDSPIARKGIVFTGKMVQGTREDMQAVARRMGAKVQTSVSGKTDFLVCGSNVGAKKMETAQSKGVKVMTEAEYMDMVSEN comes from the coding sequence ATGAGTAAAGTAGACCAAAAAAATATTGAAGAGCTGGTAAAAAGGCTCGAAAAACATAATGAAGATTACCGTCGCGGCATGCCTACTATCAGTGATGCCCGATATGATGAATTAACTGAACAGCTGCGGGAATTGGCACCAGATCATTCTTTTTTAGGGAATGTGGAACCTGAAAATTTCAGCGAAAAGGTTGAGGTGAGACATCCTAAACCTATGCTATCTACCGAAAAAGCATACACTGTAGAAGAGCTGGAACGCTTTGTAGCCCGTGTTGAGAAAGAAGCCAGAGTTCTTGGTATTCGTGATGTTCAGTATCGTGTGACTCCAAAGCTAGACGGTCTGGCTGCTCGTGATGACGGGAAAATTTTTGCAACCCGTGGTAATGGTGAAGTCGGTTATGAAATTTCAAGTGCATTTGCCAAAGGAATTGTCCCCATCGGCGGACGTGGACTCGGGGTCGGTGAGATTGTTTGCAGTCGCGATTATTTTGAAGAGCACCTAGCAGAGACTTTTGAACATCCCCGTAATATGGTTGTTGGAATAGTCACTTCTGATAATGTAAATGAAGCTTCAAAACAGGCTTTGCAGGATGAAGCTGTAAGGTTTGTTCCCTACAGCACTTTGCCTAAAAAAGTTGTCGGCAGTGAAGAACTTGTAAAAAATGTCTGGGAAATAACTGACGAATTATGGTCCACTTCCGATTATCCTCTTGATGGTATGGTGGCCGAGGTAATGGACTCAGCTTTACAGGATGCTTTAGGCGCAACAGCTCATCATTATCGCTGGCAGATTGCTATTAAAAAGAAAGGTGAATCCGCTGTTACTGAAGTGGAAGGCATCCGCTGGCAGGTTGGGCGTATGGGCGCAGTCACTCCTGTTATGGAAGTCAAACCAGTTTCGGTTTCCGGTGCAACTATCCGTAACGTAACAGCTCACAATGCAGGTATGTTGCGTGATCAGTCCATCGGCATAGGTGCAGTTATTAGGATTATACGCAGCGGTGAAGTTATTCCTAAGCTTGAAGAGGTTTTAAAACCTGCTCATGAGGTCGAATTATTGACCCATTGTCCATCGTGCGGTGCGGAACTTTTTTGGCAGAACGACTTTTTAAAATGTCCCGATTTCAATTGCCCTGCACGAGTTGAACAGAGACTGGAGTATTGGTTTAAGACTCTTGGAAATGCTGACTGGTTTGGCAAGAAAACCATTACAAAACTTGTTTCAGCAGGGCGTAATTCTCTTGAGGCTGTATATACAATGGGTGAGGAAGATTTTAAAAAGCTGGGATTTGGCCCCGTTCAATCTTCCAATCTGGCAGAAGCAATTTATATCAGTCGTACTAAAGAAACTGATGATTGGCGTTTTCTGGCTGCATTCGGCATCCCTGATCTGGGTAAAGCTGATAGTCGTAAGTTGCTGGGGCACTACAAACTTGAAGATGTGGTAAACGTAAAGCAGGAAGAATTGCTCGATATTCATGGCTTTGGCGACATTACCAGTCATTCAGTAACTGAGGGAATTGCAGCTATTAAACAGACCATTCTCCATATGCTGAATTTTGATTTTAACTTAAGACGTACTCCTCTACTTAAAGATACAGCAGAAATGGATAGCCCTATTGCCAGGAAAGGGATCGTTTTTACCGGCAAGATGGTGCAGGGAACCCGCGAAGATATGCAGGCTGTTGCCCGTAGAATGGGAGCAAAAGTGCAGACATCAGTAAGCGGCAAAACTGATTTTCTGGTCTGCGGAAGTAATGTCGGGGCAAAAAAAATGGAAACAGCCCAGTCCAAAGGTGTTAAAGTCATGACTGAAGCCGAGTACATGGACATGGTGAGTGAAAACTGA
- a CDS encoding glycosyltransferase — translation MNKNVCFFNSNKAWGGGEKWNHHFSLLLRDKGYNVFVVTNHKSELKNRLKNEPGITLHSEPIGNLSFLNPLLMGRLKSFFKQNDIQTLITALPSDLKSGGVAAKRAGVSKIIYRRGIAVPVKNTFLNRQIFSKIVDRLIVNSFETKRTVLAHNKNLIHDSKIRQIYNGFDVAEFDSQKISSACSSETDDIIIGNAARLTAQKGQKFLIEAAKILKNKNLKFKIQIAGTGEMEKELKDYAAELGVTNRINFLGFVKDMKSFHASQDIFCLPSLWEGFGYALVEAMTLEKPVVGFNISSNPEVVSDGETGILVPPENSEMLAAALEKLILNAELRNEMGKKGRTKVLENFNTPLVLSKLIDVIEE, via the coding sequence GTGAATAAAAACGTATGTTTTTTTAATAGCAATAAAGCCTGGGGCGGCGGGGAAAAATGGAATCACCACTTTTCCCTGCTGCTACGGGATAAAGGTTACAATGTTTTTGTTGTAACCAATCACAAATCAGAACTGAAAAACCGTCTTAAAAACGAACCCGGCATTACTCTGCACAGCGAACCGATCGGCAACCTTTCTTTCCTAAATCCCCTACTCATGGGCAGATTGAAATCATTTTTTAAGCAAAATGATATTCAGACCCTGATAACCGCCCTGCCTTCAGACCTGAAAAGTGGCGGAGTTGCGGCCAAAAGAGCCGGTGTTTCTAAAATTATATACCGCAGAGGAATCGCCGTTCCGGTGAAAAACACATTCCTGAACAGGCAGATTTTTTCAAAAATCGTTGACCGTCTTATAGTCAATTCTTTTGAGACTAAACGTACAGTTTTAGCCCACAACAAAAATCTGATCCATGATTCAAAAATACGACAGATTTACAACGGATTTGATGTAGCAGAATTCGATAGTCAAAAGATATCATCCGCCTGCTCTTCCGAAACAGATGATATTATCATCGGAAATGCAGCTCGTTTGACGGCGCAAAAAGGGCAAAAATTTCTCATAGAAGCTGCAAAAATTCTTAAAAATAAAAATTTAAAATTCAAAATACAGATCGCCGGCACAGGCGAAATGGAAAAAGAACTGAAAGATTATGCAGCAGAACTTGGAGTTACGAACAGAATTAACTTCCTTGGTTTTGTAAAAGATATGAAATCATTTCATGCCTCGCAGGATATTTTCTGCCTGCCGTCACTGTGGGAAGGATTTGGATACGCACTGGTTGAAGCCATGACGCTTGAAAAACCAGTGGTCGGTTTCAATATAAGTTCAAACCCGGAAGTTGTTTCGGACGGAGAAACAGGTATTCTTGTCCCTCCTGAAAATTCAGAAATGCTTGCAGCAGCTCTTGAAAAACTGATTTTAAATGCAGAACTCAGAAATGAAATGGGCAAAAAAGGGCGTACGAAAGTATTAGAAAATTTCAATACTCCGCTGGTATTAAGCAAATTAATTGATGTAATTGAAGAATAA
- a CDS encoding DNA translocase FtsK, with amino-acid sequence MGYKTEDETLPSEKFAKEISGMFWMFLAVFLFISMYSFHPGDPTLNQAVSSNWKIKNLIGPAGSYAAGLLVDMLGVGSWLVPFYFLFLGLSSFLKILKQPWWRWVGLVLLYVCTLAWASHPWLAGLQKNIVIHEGGFIGAILSKWSFQYLKPVGAFLFWLFTTLAGIQLTLNLSWAAIGKRMRSILLDFFLKNKERVERKSKRMKAEMAIKKAEKKKTKEKIKKKAEATASISDSKVEEEDETVIVLEPFLDGPAKKEAAKKVKAKPKAKKIDTTTAFPALDMLTEPPVAGVQFDPKKLEEKTESLKVCLKDFNIDGEIQNVIPGPVVTMFEFRPAPGVKVSKIANLTDDISLALKATAVRIEAPIPGKDSVGIEIPNDNRQTVYLREIFEHGCFTKSKSTLTMALGKDIQGVPVSADLAKMPHLLVAGATGAGKSVCLNGLLMSILYKASPEEVKLLLIDPKRIELAVYASLPHLVHPVVTDMTLAKSALEWAVYEMDKRYESMARLGVRNIASYNEKLAKMDGEMPEDLEDLEPMPFLVIVVDELADLMLTAGKDVEISIVRLAQLARAAGIHIILATQRPSVDVVTGLIKANFPTRISFQVTSKHDSRTILDMIGAEKLLGRGDMLYKPSGSKLRRLHGALVEDDEIKEVVNFWKQKYPQEFELDFSDWKETPGGAGPGSMPGESDDPVYNEAVEFVLGQGKASISLLQRRFRIGFNRAARFIEQMEQDGILGPQDGSKPRIVLITKD; translated from the coding sequence ATTGGGTATAAAACGGAGGATGAGACACTGCCCAGCGAAAAGTTCGCAAAAGAAATTTCCGGCATGTTCTGGATGTTTTTAGCCGTTTTTCTTTTTATAAGCATGTACTCGTTCCATCCGGGTGACCCGACTCTTAATCAGGCCGTCAGCTCAAATTGGAAAATTAAAAACCTGATTGGTCCTGCCGGATCGTATGCAGCCGGGCTTCTTGTGGATATGCTTGGAGTTGGATCATGGCTGGTTCCTTTTTATTTTCTGTTTCTGGGACTTTCTTCCTTTTTAAAAATACTTAAGCAGCCTTGGTGGCGCTGGGTAGGGCTGGTGCTTTTGTATGTATGTACTTTGGCATGGGCTTCACATCCCTGGCTTGCAGGTCTTCAAAAGAATATTGTTATTCATGAAGGCGGATTTATTGGAGCAATTCTTTCGAAATGGTCCTTTCAATACCTTAAACCTGTGGGAGCATTTTTATTCTGGCTTTTCACAACTCTTGCCGGAATTCAGCTTACTTTGAATCTTAGCTGGGCTGCCATAGGTAAAAGAATGCGTTCGATACTTCTTGATTTCTTCTTAAAGAATAAAGAACGTGTAGAGCGTAAATCCAAGCGTATGAAAGCCGAGATGGCCATTAAAAAAGCTGAAAAGAAAAAAACTAAAGAGAAAATCAAGAAAAAAGCTGAAGCTACTGCCTCTATTTCTGATTCTAAAGTTGAAGAGGAAGATGAAACTGTAATTGTTTTAGAGCCTTTTCTTGATGGACCTGCGAAGAAAGAAGCTGCGAAGAAAGTAAAAGCGAAGCCTAAAGCCAAAAAAATAGATACCACGACAGCTTTTCCCGCTCTTGATATGCTTACTGAACCTCCTGTGGCCGGAGTTCAGTTTGATCCAAAAAAGCTTGAGGAAAAGACTGAAAGTCTTAAGGTTTGCCTAAAAGACTTTAATATAGATGGTGAAATTCAAAACGTTATTCCCGGGCCGGTAGTAACTATGTTTGAATTTCGTCCTGCACCGGGTGTAAAGGTCAGTAAGATAGCCAACCTTACTGATGATATCTCACTTGCTTTGAAGGCTACTGCCGTCAGAATTGAGGCACCGATTCCCGGTAAGGACTCCGTTGGTATTGAAATTCCAAACGACAATAGACAGACTGTTTATTTACGTGAAATTTTTGAACATGGCTGCTTTACTAAGTCCAAGTCTACGCTGACAATGGCTCTTGGTAAGGACATTCAGGGTGTACCTGTTTCTGCTGACCTTGCTAAAATGCCGCATCTTCTGGTTGCAGGGGCTACTGGAGCAGGTAAAAGCGTATGCCTGAACGGGCTGCTCATGAGTATACTGTATAAGGCGAGTCCTGAAGAAGTAAAACTTTTGCTTATAGATCCTAAGAGGATTGAGCTTGCTGTCTATGCAAGTCTTCCTCATTTGGTGCATCCCGTTGTAACGGACATGACTCTTGCCAAAAGCGCACTTGAATGGGCCGTGTATGAGATGGACAAGCGCTATGAAAGTATGGCGCGTCTCGGCGTTCGTAATATTGCCAGCTATAATGAAAAGCTTGCCAAGATGGATGGGGAAATGCCTGAAGATCTGGAAGATCTTGAGCCTATGCCTTTCCTTGTCATTGTTGTGGATGAGCTTGCCGACCTTATGCTTACAGCCGGAAAGGATGTTGAAATAAGTATTGTCCGTCTTGCACAGCTTGCCCGTGCGGCAGGAATTCATATTATTCTGGCAACGCAGCGTCCGTCAGTTGATGTTGTAACCGGACTTATCAAAGCCAACTTTCCAACACGTATCTCATTTCAGGTAACCTCAAAGCACGACTCTCGTACCATTCTTGATATGATCGGTGCGGAGAAGCTTCTCGGGCGTGGTGATATGCTCTACAAGCCAAGCGGTTCAAAGTTGCGTAGATTGCATGGTGCTCTTGTTGAGGATGATGAGATTAAAGAAGTGGTAAATTTCTGGAAGCAGAAATATCCGCAGGAATTCGAACTTGATTTTTCAGACTGGAAAGAAACACCCGGCGGTGCCGGACCGGGAAGTATGCCCGGTGAATCAGATGATCCTGTATACAACGAAGCGGTTGAATTCGTACTTGGACAGGGCAAAGCTTCGATTTCATTATTGCAAAGGCGTTTTCGCATCGGATTTAACCGTGCGGCACGTTTTATCGAGCAGATGGAGCAGGATGGGATTCTTGGCCCGCAGGATGGCAGTAAGCCACGTATTGTCTTGATTACTAAAGATTAA
- a CDS encoding L-2-amino-thiazoline-4-carboxylic acid hydrolase, with amino-acid sequence MKEQPVSQIDRRLIEAELYGELYKTMSKYFGKEKALEIIAENLKESAFKAGQRFAASVDAPGLKHFSTVVELWKKGDAIEIEEMSLNDNSLTIKVVRCNYQDSYRKMGLPEELCRMISCCRDEPFAKGYSENLRMVRTSTLAEGGDCCPFEFYWD; translated from the coding sequence ATGAAAGAACAACCTGTATCACAGATCGACCGCCGTCTTATTGAGGCAGAACTGTATGGCGAGCTTTATAAGACTATGTCCAAATATTTTGGAAAAGAAAAAGCTCTGGAAATTATTGCAGAAAATTTAAAAGAATCGGCCTTTAAAGCAGGTCAGCGATTTGCTGCATCGGTAGATGCCCCCGGCCTTAAGCATTTCTCAACCGTAGTTGAACTCTGGAAAAAAGGTGATGCCATTGAAATAGAAGAAATGTCGCTTAATGACAACTCACTCACCATTAAAGTTGTACGCTGCAATTATCAGGATTCATACCGCAAAATGGGGCTGCCTGAGGAGCTTTGCCGCATGATTTCATGCTGCCGCGATGAACCTTTTGCCAAAGGCTACAGTGAAAATCTCCGCATGGTCCGTACATCAACACTGGCTGAAGGCGGAGACTGCTGTCCTTTCGAATTTTATTGGGATTAA